Proteins encoded by one window of Rutidosis leptorrhynchoides isolate AG116_Rl617_1_P2 chromosome 7, CSIRO_AGI_Rlap_v1, whole genome shotgun sequence:
- the LOC139860508 gene encoding uncharacterized protein, which translates to MTIDKRWTTIRHTFNPDFIKGLNAFIERRNNNLDSQAHITRYGFEPSYTIWRHHGELPQPPEVRNTTDPLRNFLHDIQLEEVPNFEDEGPNDDESMNDMTASALDDLIESTQTELYPGSKLSSLEVLAKLTHIKVLNKWTNTSFDQLLELLIQSHPPNNTIPKSFYETKKWMRKIGLRYQAIHACKNDCCLFYKEYQDMENCPICKESRWKDERIMGKKVPNKVLRYFPITPRLKCLYSSRYTAKDMTWHATGRCNEEGKMRHPIDGLAWKEIDKRYPDFAREHRNIRLGLAADGFNPFGNMNNPYSMWPVILTTYNTPPWICMKESSLMLTMLIPGPKSPGKDIDVYLRPLVDELKILWSEGVVTHDSVTNTYFQMKAMLIWTINDYPARSSLSGWSGQGYKACPTCNEDTPAMRVKNKIVFVSHRPNLESNHPYRESLEFNGKVDHTSKPRKLKVADIENQLIDLLPVGNPGKNHTNVGEKRKRPPNCRHNWTKISIFWELEYWKYLPLQHNLDVMHIEKNVLEAILGTLLMNDKSKDTHNARVDLEKLDIQKDLWLKPKTNGKKDGQFFKPLPKYSLKPEDRVSFCKFIKEVKLPDGFGSNFRHKVNKDNTNITNMKSHDCHIMMQRLLPVGVNAFLDETISTLIMQLCAFFKQICA; encoded by the exons ATGACGATTGATAAGAGGTGGACTACTATACGACATACATTTAATCCCGACTTTATTAAAGGTCTTAATGCATTTATTGAGAGGCGTAACAACAATTTGGATTCGCAAG CCCATATAACTAGATATGGGTTTGAACCCTCTTATACCATATGGCGGCATCACGGTGAACTACCACAACCACCCGAAGTACGCAACACAACGGACCCTCTAAGAAATTTCTTGCACGATATTCAGTTGGAGGAAGTTCCTAATTTTGAGGACGAAGGTCCGAATGACGATGAGTCTATGAATGACATGACCGCATCTGCTCTTGATGATTTAATTGAATCCACCCAAACCGAGCTATATCCCGGTAGCAAGTTGTCCTCATTAGAGGTTTTAGCCAAGTTAACACACATTAAGGTCTTGAACAAATGGACGAATACTTCATTCGACCAATTGTTAGAATTACTCATACAATCACATCCCCCAAATAACACGATTCCGAAATCATTTTACGAAACTAAGAAGTGGATGAGAAAGATCGGTTTAAGGTATCAAGCGATACATGCTTGTAAGAATGATTGTTGTTTATTTTATAAAGAATACCAGGATATGGAAAACTGTCCAATATGTAAAGAGAGTAGATGGAAAGATGAACGCATAATGGGGAAAAAAGTTCCTAATAAAGTTTTACGTTATTTTCCAATAACTCCAAGACTAAAATGTTTGTACAGTTCCAGATACACTGCAAAGGATATGACTTGGCATGCTACTGGGCGGTGCAATGAAGAGGGTAAGATGCGTCATCCGATAGATGGTCTAGCTTGGAAAGAAATTGACAAAAGATATCCGGATTTTGCACGTGAACATAGAAACATTCGACTAGGATTGGCTGCTGATGGTTTCAATCCATTCGGAAATATGAATAATCCTTACAGCATGTGGCCAGTCATATTGACAACGTACAATACGCCGCCGTGGATATGTATGAAAGAAAGTTCTCTCATGTTGACTATGTTAATTCCTGGTCCTAAATCACCTGGAAAAGATATTGATGTTTACTTGAGGCCTTTAGTTGATGAACTAAAGATTTTATGGTCCGAAGGGGTTGTTACACATGACTCAGTTACAAACACGTATTTTCAAATGAAAGCAATGCTTATTTGGACCATAAACGATTATCCTGCCCGTAGTAGTTTGTCCGGTTGGAGTGGCCAAGGCTATAAAGCATGCCCTACATGTAACGAGGACACTCCTGCTATGCGTGTGAAAAATAAAATTGTTTTTGTCAGTCACAGACCGAACCTTGAATCGAATCACCCATACAGAGAAAGCTTAGAATTCAATGGTAAGGTTGATCATACCTCTAAACCTAGAAAGTTAAAAGTAGCTGATATCGAAAACCAACTTATAGATTTGTTGCCAGTTGGTAATCCCGGTAAAAATCATACAAATGTTGGTGAAAAAAGAAAACGTCCCCCTAATTGTCGTCACAACTGGACTAAAATTTCTATTTTTTGGGAACTTGAGTATTGGAAATATCTTCCACTGCAACATAACTTGGATGTCATGCATATTGAAAAGAATGTGTTGGAGGCTATTTTGGGTACCTTATTAATGAATGACAAGTCCAAAGACACTCACAATGCACGAGTTGACTTGGAAAAATTAGATATTCAAAAAGATTTGTGGCTCAAACCTAAAACCAATGGTAAAAAAGATGGGCAATTCTTCAAACCTCTTCCCAAATACTCTTTAAAACCCGAAGACAGGGTAAGTTTTTGTAAATTCATTAAAGAAGTAAAACTTCCAGATGGGTTTGGATCAAACTTCAGGCACAAAGTGAACAAGGATAATACCAACATTACGAACATGAAATCTCATGATTGCCATATCATGATGCAACGATTATTACCGGTCGGAGTTAACGCGTTTTTGGACGAAACCATTTCTACATTAATAATGCAGCTATGCGCATTCTTTAAGCAAATTTGTGCTTGA